One segment of Variovorax paradoxus DNA contains the following:
- a CDS encoding TetR/AcrR family transcriptional regulator: protein MPRTPASPSVSVSVTGSELSAKAHTVLSAARHVFLTHGFSAATTDMIQREAGVSKSTVYAHYPTKEALFTAVVEIECAAFTAAMRRAEIRPGKLRETLTDLARAYLDVVLSPTGLSLFRVVVGEAPRFPNLARRFYVAGPQAVAGMVAEHLVGAAAAGDIDLSELGRDGAARLFINLVRGEPQLQCLTHPDAAPSAAQIDQWISEAVGTFIRAYGRESRTDTRP, encoded by the coding sequence ATGCCACGTACACCCGCCAGCCCATCCGTTTCTGTTTCGGTCACCGGCTCCGAGCTCAGCGCGAAGGCGCACACCGTGCTCAGCGCCGCGCGCCACGTGTTCCTGACCCACGGCTTCAGCGCGGCGACCACGGACATGATCCAGCGCGAGGCGGGCGTGTCGAAGTCGACGGTGTATGCGCACTACCCGACGAAGGAGGCGCTGTTCACCGCGGTGGTCGAGATCGAATGCGCGGCCTTCACGGCCGCGATGCGTCGCGCCGAGATCCGCCCCGGCAAGCTGCGCGAGACGCTCACGGACCTCGCGCGGGCCTATCTGGACGTGGTGCTCTCGCCGACGGGCCTGTCGCTGTTCCGGGTGGTGGTGGGCGAGGCACCGCGCTTTCCGAACCTCGCGCGCAGGTTCTACGTGGCGGGTCCGCAGGCCGTGGCCGGGATGGTGGCCGAGCACCTCGTCGGCGCTGCAGCGGCAGGCGATATCGATCTCAGCGAACTCGGCCGCGACGGCGCGGCCCGGCTCTTCATCAACCTCGTGCGGGGCGAGCCGCAGCTGCAGTGCCTCACGCACCCCGATGCCGCACCGTCGGCCGCGCAGATCGACCAGTGGATCAGCGAGGCCGTCGGCACCTTCATCCGGGCCTACGGGCGCGAGAGCCGCACCGACACGCGGCCATGA
- a CDS encoding LysR family transcriptional regulator, translating into MNLRQIEVFRAVMLAGSVTDAARTLHVSQPGISRMLSHIELQLGLRLFERRKGKLLATPEAQALFAEVEQVYRGVARIDDCAQALKDGKMLTLRVLCSPSTGLDMVPRALTALGEEFPAARIYLEVVLAKEMVKRLGKHEADVAISTLAIDDPLLTARAIGRWTLAGVFPRGHALEARRALRPADILQERMIAFSPDTPQGRIIADWCLQHQCRPDARIEVRAGQSACALAASGAGVAIVDDLTARGCMTDRLSFRPIRNAPSFDIFAVTNDNFAASLLAGRFIAHAEAALRQLKKERA; encoded by the coding sequence ATGAACCTCCGCCAGATCGAAGTCTTCCGCGCCGTCATGCTCGCCGGCTCCGTCACCGACGCTGCGCGCACGCTGCACGTGTCGCAGCCGGGCATCAGTCGCATGCTGTCGCACATCGAGCTGCAGCTGGGGCTGCGCCTCTTCGAGCGGCGCAAGGGCAAGCTGCTGGCCACGCCCGAGGCGCAGGCGCTGTTCGCCGAGGTCGAGCAGGTCTATCGCGGCGTGGCGCGCATCGACGACTGCGCGCAGGCCCTGAAGGACGGCAAGATGCTCACGCTGCGCGTGCTGTGCAGCCCCAGCACGGGGCTGGACATGGTGCCGCGCGCGCTCACTGCGCTGGGCGAGGAGTTCCCGGCCGCGCGCATCTACCTCGAGGTGGTGCTCGCCAAGGAGATGGTGAAGCGGCTGGGCAAGCACGAGGCCGACGTGGCCATCTCGACGCTGGCCATCGACGACCCGCTGCTCACCGCGCGCGCCATCGGCCGATGGACGCTGGCCGGCGTGTTTCCGCGCGGCCACGCGCTGGAGGCGCGGCGCGCGCTGAGGCCGGCGGACATCCTGCAGGAACGCATGATCGCCTTCAGCCCGGACACGCCGCAGGGCCGCATCATTGCCGACTGGTGCCTGCAGCACCAGTGCCGCCCCGACGCCCGCATCGAGGTGCGCGCCGGCCAGAGCGCCTGCGCGCTCGCGGCCTCCGGTGCGGGCGTGGCCATCGTCGACGACCTCACCGCGCGCGGCTGCATGACGGACCGGCTGAGCTTCCGGCCGATCCGGAACGCGCCTTCGTTCGACATCTTCGCGGTGACCAACGACAACTTCGCGGCCTCGCTGCTGGCCGGCCGCTTCATCGCCCACGCGGAGGCGGCGCTGCGGCAACTCAAGAAGGAGCGCGCCTGA
- a CDS encoding MFS transporter, whose amino-acid sequence MSRLRPMVGLLGIFLAAMMAGLNNRVGTLALGDVRGALGFGLDDASWISTAYTAGEMIAMPFAAWFAITLSVRRFHLWMLGTCTVLAVALPFVQDLGLLMALRFVQGIASGTLIPILMMAALKFLPLNLRLHGLALYAMTATFAPNLAIWLAGQWTDRFFDWRWVYWQIVPLAIVSGGLVAWGLPREAIQPSRFRQANWAGMTLGIAALVLITAGLDQGVRLDWFRSPGIAVALVAGFVLLFVYLLTEWYHPAPFLKLQIIGRRNLALGCSLFVMLLVVLLSGSALPAGYLGQVQDYRASQTASIGLRVALPQLVLGSMVALLLYRKWVDARWVFSCGLALIALACFQGAGLTADWNRDQFAAAQALQAMGQPMAVVSMLFLMTSVVQPAEGPFISGTINTLRAFGSLLGGAVVGELTTVRARFHAEMLLDQAGLAGAASSPDRLAAIVGQQSQVLATADAYRALGVLALLMIPVVLRMTHIPAPGSGAPAAPPTRAPSSSTSTG is encoded by the coding sequence ATGAGCAGGCTGCGTCCCATGGTCGGGCTGCTCGGCATCTTCCTTGCCGCGATGATGGCCGGCCTGAACAACCGCGTCGGCACGCTCGCGCTGGGCGACGTGCGCGGCGCGCTCGGCTTCGGCCTCGACGATGCGTCCTGGATCTCCACCGCCTACACGGCCGGCGAGATGATCGCGATGCCGTTCGCGGCCTGGTTCGCGATCACGCTCTCGGTGCGCCGCTTCCACCTGTGGATGCTCGGCACCTGCACCGTGCTGGCGGTGGCGCTGCCCTTCGTGCAGGACCTCGGCCTGCTCATGGCACTGCGCTTCGTCCAGGGCATCGCGAGCGGCACGCTGATCCCGATCCTGATGATGGCGGCGCTGAAGTTCCTGCCGCTGAACCTGCGGCTGCACGGCCTCGCGCTCTATGCCATGACGGCCACCTTCGCGCCCAATCTCGCCATCTGGCTGGCCGGGCAGTGGACCGACCGGTTCTTCGACTGGCGCTGGGTGTATTGGCAGATCGTGCCGCTGGCGATCGTCTCCGGCGGGCTCGTGGCCTGGGGCCTGCCGCGGGAGGCGATCCAGCCATCGCGTTTCCGCCAGGCCAACTGGGCCGGCATGACGCTCGGCATCGCGGCACTCGTCCTGATCACGGCGGGACTCGACCAGGGCGTGCGGCTGGACTGGTTCCGCTCGCCCGGCATCGCGGTCGCGCTGGTCGCCGGATTCGTGCTGCTGTTCGTCTACCTGCTCACAGAGTGGTATCACCCGGCGCCTTTCCTCAAGCTGCAGATCATCGGTCGCCGCAACCTGGCACTGGGCTGCTCGCTCTTCGTGATGCTGCTGGTGGTGCTGCTGTCGGGCTCGGCCCTGCCGGCCGGCTACCTCGGGCAGGTGCAGGACTACCGCGCGTCGCAGACGGCATCGATCGGCCTGAGGGTGGCCCTGCCGCAGCTCGTGCTCGGCTCGATGGTGGCGCTGCTGCTGTATCGGAAGTGGGTCGACGCGCGCTGGGTTTTCTCGTGCGGACTGGCACTGATCGCGCTCGCATGCTTCCAGGGCGCCGGATTGACGGCCGACTGGAACCGCGACCAGTTCGCCGCCGCGCAGGCCCTGCAGGCCATGGGCCAGCCGATGGCCGTGGTGTCGATGCTGTTTCTCATGACCAGCGTCGTGCAGCCCGCGGAAGGGCCCTTCATCTCCGGCACGATCAACACGCTGCGCGCCTTCGGCTCGCTGCTCGGCGGCGCGGTCGTGGGCGAGCTGACCACCGTGCGCGCGCGCTTCCATGCCGAGATGCTGCTGGACCAGGCCGGACTGGCCGGCGCCGCATCGTCGCCGGACCGGCTCGCGGCCATCGTCGGCCAGCAGTCGCAGGTGCTCGCGACGGCCGACGCCTACCGCGCGCTCGGCGTGCTCGCACTTCTCATGATCCCGGTCGTGCTGCGCATGACGCACATTCCCGCGCCCGGCTCCGGTGCACCGGCCGCACCGCCGACACGCGCCCCCAGTTCATCAACCTCAACCGGATAG
- a CDS encoding efflux transporter outer membrane subunit: protein MICPSILSRCRLRAAAAACGTLLLTAGCAVGPEFVPPDSGLQAIEMTPSAELADLAGRAAPSAAAVPADWWTLFNDASLTALQTRAQEANLDLQAAAERIEQSRALLGIASAELLPTVGVGASYAREALSEHGKFAALGAPSTPSDFWQLGFDASWEIDLWGRARRVREGADASLDAARYDREAVRVSLSAEVARTYLQLRGTQAELGIAEQNRAVAERTLGLAESRERNGIATRFETSSARAQLATVKSLVPELTQRRNALMNALALLVGAPPRTLDTQLRHAMPLPALPGEVPVGMPSELARRRPDILRAEAQLHAATADVGAAKADFYPRVGLRGRVGLEAFELGDLDSWDSRFFSVGPTVYLPIFQGGRLTQRQALSEARQKTAALAYRQTVLRAWHEVDNALDAWAAQLRQHDELQIAFTQNSEALRVAERGYQEGASDFLSVLTAQRNLLQSQTALNRSATNATLTLVSLYKSLGGGWS from the coding sequence ATGATCTGCCCGTCGATTCTTTCCAGATGCCGCCTGCGTGCGGCGGCGGCGGCGTGCGGCACCCTGCTGCTGACAGCAGGCTGCGCCGTGGGCCCGGAATTCGTTCCGCCCGACAGCGGCCTTCAGGCGATCGAGATGACCCCCTCGGCCGAGCTTGCCGACCTCGCCGGCAGGGCAGCGCCTTCCGCAGCGGCCGTGCCCGCCGACTGGTGGACGCTGTTCAACGACGCCTCGCTGACCGCGCTGCAAACCCGTGCGCAGGAAGCCAACCTCGATCTGCAGGCCGCCGCCGAGCGCATCGAACAGAGCCGTGCGCTGCTGGGCATCGCCTCGGCCGAGCTGCTGCCGACCGTGGGCGTCGGCGCCAGCTACGCACGCGAGGCGCTCAGCGAGCACGGCAAGTTCGCCGCACTCGGCGCGCCCTCCACGCCCAGCGATTTCTGGCAGCTCGGGTTCGATGCCAGCTGGGAAATCGACCTGTGGGGCCGCGCGCGCCGCGTGCGCGAAGGCGCCGATGCTTCGCTCGACGCGGCACGGTACGACCGCGAAGCGGTTCGCGTGAGCCTGTCTGCCGAAGTCGCGCGCACCTACCTGCAACTGCGCGGCACGCAAGCCGAGCTGGGCATCGCCGAGCAGAACCGCGCTGTGGCGGAACGCACGCTCGGCCTCGCGGAGAGCCGCGAGCGCAACGGCATCGCCACACGCTTCGAGACCTCGTCCGCGCGTGCGCAGCTCGCCACCGTGAAATCGCTGGTGCCGGAGCTGACCCAGCGCCGCAACGCCCTGATGAACGCGCTGGCCTTGCTGGTCGGCGCGCCGCCGCGCACGCTCGACACGCAACTGCGCCATGCCATGCCCCTGCCTGCGCTGCCCGGCGAGGTGCCCGTGGGCATGCCGTCGGAGCTTGCGCGCCGGCGTCCGGACATCCTGCGCGCGGAGGCGCAGCTCCATGCGGCCACGGCCGACGTCGGCGCGGCGAAGGCCGATTTCTATCCGCGCGTCGGCCTGCGCGGGCGGGTCGGACTCGAGGCCTTCGAGTTGGGCGACCTCGACAGCTGGGACTCGCGCTTCTTCTCGGTCGGCCCGACGGTCTATCTGCCGATCTTCCAGGGAGGCCGGCTGACGCAGCGGCAGGCGCTGAGCGAGGCGCGGCAGAAGACCGCGGCGCTGGCCTACCGGCAGACGGTGCTGCGCGCATGGCACGAGGTCGACAACGCGCTCGACGCCTGGGCGGCCCAGCTGCGCCAGCACGACGAGCTGCAGATCGCCTTCACCCAGAACAGCGAGGCGCTGCGCGTGGCCGAGCGCGGCTACCAGGAGGGCGCTTCTGACTTCCTCAGCGTGCTGACCGCACAGCGCAACCTGCTGCAGAGCCAGACCGCGCTCAACCGCAGCGCCACGAACGCCACGCTCACCCTCGTGAGCCTCTACAAGTCGCTGGGCGGCGGCTGGTCATGA
- a CDS encoding alkaline phosphatase D family protein translates to MKIAFTSCMNHKPGQSQAVWNRIAGHQPDYLFLLGDQIYMDYFPHLGEPAHWSDAVFKQTMAGKYAAQWAVPGFSELFDDMLARRNNGGGVYGTWDDHDFAWNNARGCEVSATKKDISRALFAQYMQIDPPGAGLFYSVPLHHAGQRIGKAIFLDTRWYSELPGDQSTLLGAEQLAFLEAELQGEDGFVLICAGMPIRATGNGWMRYRDDYARFRALIQGRKTIFLSGDIHENAFLPPAGETKMFEVISSGAFVTKYQLVGRRENFAILEYSPASTDIRHFDKDGLEHHNVIDNASFEHQELK, encoded by the coding sequence ATGAAGATCGCCTTCACTTCGTGCATGAACCACAAGCCCGGCCAGTCGCAGGCCGTGTGGAACCGCATCGCCGGGCACCAGCCCGACTACCTTTTCCTGCTCGGCGACCAGATCTACATGGACTACTTCCCTCATCTGGGAGAGCCCGCGCACTGGAGCGACGCGGTCTTCAAGCAGACCATGGCCGGAAAGTACGCGGCCCAGTGGGCAGTGCCCGGCTTCAGTGAACTGTTCGACGACATGCTCGCGCGCCGGAACAACGGCGGAGGCGTGTACGGCACCTGGGACGACCACGACTTCGCCTGGAACAACGCCCGCGGCTGCGAGGTGAGCGCGACCAAGAAGGACATTTCGCGCGCGCTGTTCGCGCAGTACATGCAGATCGACCCGCCCGGCGCCGGGCTCTTCTACAGCGTGCCCCTTCACCACGCAGGCCAGCGCATCGGCAAGGCGATCTTTCTCGACACGCGCTGGTACAGCGAGCTGCCCGGCGACCAGAGCACCTTGCTCGGCGCGGAGCAACTGGCGTTCCTCGAGGCCGAGCTGCAGGGCGAGGACGGCTTCGTGCTGATCTGCGCCGGCATGCCGATCCGCGCGACCGGCAACGGGTGGATGCGCTACCGCGACGACTACGCGAGGTTCCGCGCGCTGATCCAGGGGCGCAAGACCATCTTCCTGTCGGGCGACATCCACGAGAACGCGTTCCTGCCGCCGGCCGGCGAGACGAAGATGTTCGAAGTGATTTCCTCGGGCGCCTTCGTCACCAAGTACCAGCTGGTCGGCCGGCGCGAGAACTTCGCGATCCTCGAGTACTCGCCCGCGTCCACCGACATCAGGCACTTCGACAAGGACGGGCTCGAGCACCACAACGTGATCGACAACGCGAGCTTCGAGCACCAGGAACTGAAGTAG
- a CDS encoding MFS transporter — protein sequence MSQFRERQRAIAAVVTCNALEVFDFVTYAFFAVQIVGAFFPSTQPQAGLLLSVAVFGVGFIARPLGSVVIGYYADRAGRKPALLLTAVLMTIGTLGLALTPSYAAIGFAAPMLVVACRLVQGFALGGEIGPSTAFLLEIPDERRAWYVSLQFASQGVATVLAGAIGAALSAALGAQAMAAWGWRVPFALGALMVPVALYLRMAMSETLAAAPAPGPARAATPTTPWRPAYLALGICVVAGGTVATYVGNYMATYSTTVLRLPTTAGLLATMAVGLATIAGALAGGRLADSVGRWPPMFWLRLAVAVATVPAFLLLLRSPDVATLLAVSAVLAFLNTASGSGALTALCELFPPQRRATALAIVYSVGVSLFGGSTQFVVTWLIGTTGNPVAPAWYVMAANCVAVLATMFVPETRPAQSRRPRVASV from the coding sequence ATGAGCCAGTTCCGCGAACGCCAGCGCGCCATCGCTGCCGTCGTGACCTGCAACGCGCTGGAAGTCTTCGACTTCGTCACCTACGCGTTCTTTGCCGTGCAGATCGTGGGCGCGTTCTTCCCGTCGACGCAGCCGCAGGCCGGGCTTCTTCTTTCGGTGGCAGTGTTCGGCGTGGGCTTCATCGCGCGGCCGCTGGGCAGCGTGGTCATCGGCTACTACGCAGACCGCGCGGGCCGCAAGCCGGCCCTGCTGTTGACTGCCGTGCTCATGACCATCGGCACCCTCGGCCTGGCGCTGACGCCTTCCTACGCGGCCATCGGTTTTGCCGCGCCCATGCTGGTGGTCGCCTGCCGCCTGGTGCAGGGATTCGCGCTCGGCGGCGAGATCGGCCCTTCGACGGCCTTCCTGCTGGAAATCCCGGATGAGCGCCGCGCCTGGTACGTCTCGCTGCAGTTCGCGAGCCAGGGCGTGGCCACGGTGCTCGCGGGGGCGATCGGGGCGGCGCTGTCCGCCGCACTGGGTGCGCAAGCCATGGCGGCGTGGGGCTGGCGCGTTCCCTTCGCGCTCGGTGCGCTGATGGTGCCGGTCGCGCTCTATCTGAGGATGGCCATGTCCGAAACGCTGGCCGCCGCGCCGGCGCCCGGCCCCGCACGGGCAGCAACGCCCACGACCCCATGGCGCCCGGCGTATCTGGCGCTGGGCATCTGCGTGGTGGCGGGCGGCACGGTCGCCACCTATGTCGGCAACTACATGGCGACCTATTCGACGACGGTGCTCAGGCTGCCGACCACCGCCGGCCTGCTGGCCACCATGGCGGTCGGCCTCGCGACGATCGCGGGCGCGCTCGCGGGCGGACGCCTTGCCGACAGCGTGGGCCGATGGCCGCCCATGTTCTGGCTGCGGCTGGCCGTTGCGGTGGCCACGGTGCCGGCGTTCCTGCTGCTCCTGCGCAGCCCGGACGTGGCGACGCTGCTGGCCGTCTCGGCCGTCCTGGCGTTCCTCAACACCGCGAGCGGCAGCGGCGCGCTGACCGCGCTCTGCGAGCTTTTCCCGCCACAGCGCCGCGCCACCGCGTTGGCCATCGTCTATTCGGTGGGCGTGTCGCTGTTTGGAGGCTCGACGCAGTTCGTGGTGACCTGGCTCATCGGCACCACCGGCAACCCGGTCGCGCCCGCGTGGTACGTGATGGCCGCGAACTGCGTGGCGGTACTGGCGACGATGTTCGTTCCGGAGACGCGCCCCGCACAGAGCCGGCGCCCGCGGGTTGCCAGCGTCTAG
- a CDS encoding HD domain-containing phosphohydrolase: MSDDTTITVFDAVRALAFIGDLSMGQPTDHSLRTAWLAGRIAAQAGCDMPQVEAAQHAALLRWSGCTANAQEFADFLEDDVLGRQALLAAPAPRMREPHRGAALPDAVLSMASIHCEIAGDIASTLGLSGDTEAALRAVFEAYDGSGIPGLLRGADVPLATYVVALASDLEIFGRLYGIGQALALVRGRADGLYPAALVDAVLPHVPAWAQELDAPVAPWTDAAGQPASMHRRMGLELVADVIDLKLPWMTGYSRRVARLARDCGARLGLDEAACHRTYKAGLIHGIGRASVPNAIWNAPEPLPAASLERVRLVPYWTSRAAGQIDGLAAEAEIASFAFERRDGSGHFRGRSGASMPLEGQVVAAAQQWLSHCTRRPWRSALTQAQAIERMTLDAEAARFDREVIEALVACVMPGSPPRPVAAAQGDAALSQRELEVLRCISQGDNTKEVARALGISPSTVRTHVERVFQKLGCTTRAAATLKAATRGLI; the protein is encoded by the coding sequence ATGTCCGACGACACGACCATCACCGTTTTCGACGCCGTCCGCGCGCTGGCCTTCATCGGCGACCTGAGCATGGGCCAGCCGACCGACCATTCGCTGCGCACGGCCTGGCTCGCGGGAAGGATCGCGGCGCAGGCCGGGTGCGACATGCCGCAGGTCGAGGCCGCGCAGCATGCCGCGCTGCTGCGCTGGTCGGGCTGCACCGCCAATGCCCAGGAGTTCGCCGATTTCCTGGAAGACGATGTGCTGGGCCGGCAAGCCCTGCTCGCGGCGCCGGCCCCGCGCATGCGCGAGCCGCACCGCGGTGCGGCGCTGCCCGACGCCGTGCTGTCCATGGCCAGCATCCACTGCGAGATCGCCGGCGACATCGCGAGCACCCTCGGGTTGAGCGGCGACACCGAGGCGGCACTGCGTGCGGTGTTCGAGGCCTACGACGGCAGCGGCATTCCCGGCCTGCTTCGGGGCGCGGACGTTCCGCTCGCGACCTATGTGGTGGCGCTGGCGAGCGATCTCGAGATCTTCGGCCGCCTGTACGGCATCGGCCAGGCGCTCGCGCTGGTGCGCGGGCGGGCCGACGGTCTCTACCCGGCCGCGCTCGTCGATGCCGTTTTGCCGCATGTGCCGGCATGGGCGCAAGAGCTCGACGCTCCCGTCGCGCCATGGACCGATGCCGCGGGCCAGCCCGCCTCGATGCACCGCCGCATGGGCCTGGAACTGGTCGCCGACGTGATCGACCTCAAGCTGCCCTGGATGACGGGCTATTCGCGCCGCGTGGCCCGCCTGGCGCGCGATTGCGGCGCACGGCTCGGACTGGACGAGGCGGCTTGCCACCGCACGTACAAGGCCGGTCTGATCCACGGCATCGGCCGCGCCTCGGTGCCCAACGCCATCTGGAACGCGCCGGAACCGCTGCCCGCCGCGTCGCTGGAACGCGTGCGGCTCGTGCCCTACTGGACTTCGCGCGCGGCCGGGCAGATCGACGGCCTCGCCGCCGAGGCCGAGATCGCTTCCTTCGCCTTCGAGCGGCGCGACGGCTCGGGCCACTTTCGCGGGCGCTCCGGTGCGTCGATGCCGCTGGAGGGCCAGGTCGTCGCCGCGGCGCAGCAGTGGCTGTCGCACTGCACGCGCCGTCCATGGCGATCCGCACTGACGCAGGCGCAGGCGATCGAGCGCATGACGCTGGACGCCGAGGCGGCGCGCTTCGACCGTGAAGTGATCGAGGCGCTGGTCGCCTGCGTGATGCCGGGCAGCCCGCCCAGGCCGGTCGCGGCGGCCCAGGGCGACGCCGCCCTGTCGCAGCGCGAGCTCGAGGTGCTGCGCTGCATCAGCCAGGGCGACAACACCAAGGAAGTCGCCCGTGCATTGGGAATCAGCCCGAGCACGGTGCGAACGCACGTCGAGCGCGTGTTCCAGAAGCTCGGGTGCACGACCCGCGCGGCCGCCACGCTGAAGGCAGCGACCCGCGGGCTCATCTAG
- a CDS encoding DUF308 domain-containing protein has protein sequence MSTVMSDLLPDPSLRAAWLRKLYFVRAAFSFAWVALSLTLAKHSPVLATGLLIIYPAWDALANLLDVRMTGGARANPAQALNIWISSLVTLAVAASFAFAWQIALAIFGTWAIVAGLLQLAAAIRRRKDNSGQWVMMLSGAQSALAGGFFVAQQGNGAPVLQTVVGYAGVGAVYFLISALVLVFRGNARGARGLASGKS, from the coding sequence ATGTCCACCGTCATGTCCGATCTTCTGCCCGACCCCTCCCTGCGCGCTGCCTGGCTGCGCAAGCTCTACTTCGTCCGCGCCGCCTTCTCCTTCGCGTGGGTGGCGCTGTCCCTGACGCTCGCCAAACATTCGCCGGTGCTCGCGACCGGCCTGCTGATCATCTACCCCGCGTGGGATGCCCTTGCGAATCTGCTGGACGTCAGGATGACGGGCGGCGCCAGGGCCAATCCGGCGCAGGCGCTCAACATCTGGATCAGCTCGCTGGTCACGCTCGCCGTCGCGGCCTCGTTCGCGTTCGCATGGCAGATCGCCCTGGCGATCTTCGGCACCTGGGCCATCGTGGCGGGCCTGCTGCAACTCGCGGCCGCCATCCGCCGCCGCAAGGACAACAGCGGGCAGTGGGTGATGATGCTGAGCGGCGCCCAGTCCGCGCTGGCGGGCGGATTCTTCGTGGCCCAGCAGGGCAACGGCGCGCCCGTGCTCCAGACGGTCGTCGGCTATGCGGGCGTCGGTGCGGTGTACTTCCTGATCTCCGCGCTGGTGCTCGTGTTCCGCGGCAACGCGCGGGGAGCGCGCGGTCTCGCGTCCGGAAAAAGCTGA
- a CDS encoding LacI family DNA-binding transcriptional regulator, which yields MADVAARVGVSKMTVSRALNRSASSDRVTSEALRQRILQACEEMGYVIDQTARTFSSKRSGFVAVLIPSLNNSNFSETAQGITAALEARGLQVLLGYTDYRVETEERLLRAMLARRPEGVILTGGAHTPAARAMLQAAGVPVVETWDLPAEPIGHTVGFSNAEAAAAMVRHLHGKGYRRIAFIGGTSNRDTRGADRQAGYAQAIRELGLPDGRVISFGQPPISMAQGGEAIVQLVRQWPDVDAVICVSDLSAFGALMECRRRGWEVPGRIAIAGFGDFEVARACHPRITTVAVDCEGIGRTAGELLLRMIDGAREGRRPPAETVLIPFRIEQRESS from the coding sequence ATGGCCGACGTCGCCGCGCGCGTCGGCGTGTCGAAGATGACCGTCTCGCGCGCACTCAACCGCAGCGCGAGCAGCGACCGCGTGACCTCCGAGGCACTGCGGCAGCGCATCCTGCAGGCCTGCGAGGAGATGGGCTACGTCATCGACCAGACCGCACGCACCTTCTCCAGCAAGCGCTCGGGCTTCGTCGCGGTTCTGATCCCGTCGCTCAACAACTCGAACTTCTCCGAAACCGCGCAGGGCATCACGGCCGCGCTGGAAGCACGCGGCCTGCAGGTGCTGCTGGGCTACACCGACTACCGCGTGGAGACCGAGGAGCGCCTGCTGCGCGCCATGCTCGCGCGCCGGCCCGAAGGCGTGATCCTCACCGGCGGTGCGCACACGCCCGCCGCGCGCGCCATGCTGCAGGCCGCGGGCGTGCCCGTGGTCGAGACCTGGGACCTGCCGGCCGAGCCCATCGGCCATACCGTCGGCTTCTCGAACGCCGAAGCCGCAGCGGCGATGGTGCGGCACCTGCACGGCAAGGGCTACCGGCGCATCGCCTTCATCGGCGGGACGTCGAACCGCGACACACGCGGTGCCGACCGGCAGGCCGGCTATGCGCAGGCCATCCGCGAACTGGGCCTGCCCGACGGCCGCGTCATCAGCTTCGGCCAGCCGCCGATCTCGATGGCGCAGGGCGGCGAAGCCATCGTGCAGCTGGTGCGGCAGTGGCCCGATGTCGACGCCGTCATCTGCGTGTCCGACCTGTCTGCCTTCGGGGCGCTCATGGAATGCCGGCGCCGTGGCTGGGAAGTGCCGGGCCGCATCGCCATCGCAGGCTTCGGCGACTTCGAGGTGGCGCGCGCCTGCCATCCGCGCATCACCACCGTGGCGGTCGACTGCGAAGGCATCGGCCGGACCGCGGGCGAACTGCTGCTGCGCATGATCGACGGCGCGCGCGAAGGCCGGCGGCCGCCTGCCGAAACGGTGCTGATCCCGTTCCGCATCGAACAGCGCGAGAGTTCCTAG